A window of Thermus caldifontis contains these coding sequences:
- a CDS encoding HEPN domain-containing protein: MSVEKRRLEGERWLLQAEDDLEAGRILLEVGKHAQAAFMAQQAGEKALKGLWFALGLDPWGHSLTRLVRDLPGEWGTRLQPLLPLALALDKLYIPTRYPDALPGLIPKEAYTREEAEEALAHAQVLLAQVRQAFAEGN; encoded by the coding sequence ATGAGCGTGGAAAAGAGGCGGCTTGAAGGGGAGCGCTGGCTACTCCAGGCGGAGGACGACCTGGAGGCGGGCAGGATACTCTTGGAGGTGGGTAAGCATGCCCAGGCGGCCTTTATGGCCCAGCAGGCGGGGGAAAAGGCCCTGAAAGGCCTTTGGTTTGCCCTGGGCTTGGATCCCTGGGGGCACAGCCTTACCCGGCTGGTGCGGGACCTACCCGGAGAGTGGGGAACAAGGCTTCAGCCCCTTCTCCCTTTGGCCCTCGCCTTGGATAAGCTCTATATCCCCACCCGTTATCCCGATGCCCTTCCCGGGCTGATCCCCAAAGAGGCCTACACCCGGGAGGAGGCGGAGGAAGCCCTAGCCCATGCCCAGGTCCTTCTTGCCCAGGTTCGGCAAGCCTTTGCGGAGGGAAACTGA
- a CDS encoding nucleotidyltransferase domain-containing protein, with product MEALASYLDKAVRRLREAMDLEALYLFGSHARGTADARSDLDLLVVARTPLPPLKRIGLVLELLQDAPWPVEALVLTPEELAERKEFPFLQGVLEEAVPLYERGKEAA from the coding sequence GTGGAGGCCCTGGCTTCCTACCTAGACAAGGCGGTGCGCAGGCTTCGGGAGGCCATGGACCTGGAAGCCCTTTACCTCTTCGGCTCCCATGCCCGGGGGACTGCGGATGCCCGCTCCGACCTGGACCTTCTGGTGGTGGCCCGCACCCCTCTGCCGCCCCTGAAGCGAATCGGGCTGGTGCTGGAGCTTCTTCAGGATGCGCCCTGGCCCGTGGAGGCCCTGGTCCTCACCCCAGAGGAGCTGGCCGAGAGAAAGGAGTTCCCCTTTTTACAGGGGGTCCTCGAGGAGGCGGTGCCCCTCTATGAGCGTGGAAAAGAGGCGGCTTGA